The Cygnus atratus isolate AKBS03 ecotype Queensland, Australia chromosome 2, CAtr_DNAZoo_HiC_assembly, whole genome shotgun sequence genome window below encodes:
- the RAMP3 gene encoding receptor activity-modifying protein 3, producing the protein MVTPACPSHTAPLLLIPDKCPANAVHNQPGNFNGLMTLGLAGAHQQTKVCNESLMLEKLPACGKFFEEMMKKVDSKKWCNLTEFIMYYDIFTQCTEHEAFYASCFWPNPLVEGFITRIHKQFFSNCTSEEVIWEDPPDEILITLILIPVMLTCAMITLVVWCSKRSDILA; encoded by the exons ATGGTCACCCCAGCTTGTCCCTCTCACACAGCCCCACTCCTGCTGATCCCTGATAAATGCCCTGCCAATGCTGTGCATAATCAGCCTGGCAATT TTAATGGTCTAATGACGCTTGGATTAGCAG GTGCACATCAACAGACTAAAGTCTGCAATGAATCTCTCATGTTAGAAAAGTTGCCTGCCTGTGGAAAATTCTTTGAAGAGATGATGAAGAAAGTGGACTCCAAAAAATGGTGCAACCTGACAGAATTTATCAT GTATTATGATATCTTTACCCAGTGCACAGAACACGAAGCCTTCTATGCAAGTTGCTTTTGGCCAAACCCCCTTGTAGAGGGCTTTATCACTAGAATTCATAAACAATTCTTTTCAAACTGTACTTCAGAAGAGGTTATCTGGGAAGATCCACCAGATGAAATTCTCATAACTCTGATCTTGATCCCAGTCATGTTAACATGTGCCATGATAACACTGGTAGTATGGTGCAGTAAGAGAAGTGATATCCTGGCGTGA